Proteins from one Geomonas agri genomic window:
- the cls gene encoding cardiolipin synthase codes for MAHVLDHIFTTLLLVSLTSLAILSAGHALINKRDPRSALGWILTCLAIPFFGPIFYWGMGVNRIYSRAKRWHREAGPAPVLPQPPADLLPTKLPGELAYLRELRNLSERVVSTRLLPGNHLIPLEDGEEAYPAMLAAIDAAQSSVHLSTYIFDGDETGKRFIRSLTRAANRGVEVRVIVDSLGEKYSVPTAWELLKGSKVEFMRFLPLRPGGYLNLRNHRKIMVVDGTIGFTGGMNIGSRHMVTGPPPVVKDLHFQVTGPVVADLQRTFLEDWHFAKGKQLTDARYFPELTGTGTAFVRAVSDGPDKEFRKLNWIILGALSCARRTVTIVTPYFIPDRPLISALITAALRGVEITLVLPEVNNLPYLQWASNSYLWELLQQGVRIYAQPAPFVHSKFMVIDRSWSLIGSANLDPRSLRLNFEFNLEVYDLNFAAQLEGHCQAILPLSREITLAEMDARSLPVKLRDAAAKLFSPYL; via the coding sequence ATGGCACACGTGCTGGACCACATCTTCACTACTCTTCTTCTGGTCTCCCTGACCTCGCTGGCCATCCTTTCCGCCGGCCACGCGCTGATCAACAAGCGCGACCCGCGCTCGGCACTGGGGTGGATCCTCACCTGCCTCGCCATCCCGTTCTTCGGCCCCATCTTCTACTGGGGCATGGGGGTGAACCGGATCTACAGCCGCGCCAAGCGCTGGCACCGGGAAGCCGGCCCCGCCCCTGTCCTTCCCCAGCCGCCGGCAGACCTCCTCCCCACCAAGCTCCCGGGAGAACTCGCCTACCTGCGGGAGTTACGCAACCTTTCCGAGCGCGTGGTGAGCACAAGGCTTTTGCCGGGTAACCACCTGATCCCCCTCGAGGACGGCGAGGAAGCCTACCCCGCCATGCTCGCCGCCATCGACGCGGCGCAATCCTCGGTGCACCTCTCGACCTACATCTTCGACGGCGACGAGACCGGGAAACGCTTCATCAGGTCACTGACGCGGGCTGCGAACCGGGGAGTGGAGGTGCGGGTCATCGTGGACAGCCTGGGGGAGAAGTACTCGGTACCGACGGCGTGGGAGCTGCTGAAGGGGTCGAAGGTTGAATTCATGCGGTTTCTCCCCCTGCGGCCGGGGGGGTACCTGAACCTGCGCAACCACCGCAAGATCATGGTGGTGGACGGGACCATTGGCTTTACCGGCGGAATGAACATCGGCAGCAGGCACATGGTGACGGGGCCGCCACCGGTGGTCAAGGACCTGCACTTCCAGGTGACCGGGCCGGTGGTGGCCGACCTGCAGCGAACCTTCCTGGAGGACTGGCACTTCGCCAAGGGGAAACAGCTCACCGACGCACGCTACTTCCCAGAGCTGACTGGAACCGGAACCGCTTTCGTGCGGGCGGTCAGCGACGGCCCGGACAAGGAATTCAGGAAGCTGAACTGGATCATCCTGGGCGCGCTCTCCTGCGCCAGGCGCACGGTCACCATCGTCACCCCCTACTTCATCCCGGACCGGCCGCTGATCTCGGCCCTGATCACCGCCGCCCTGCGCGGCGTCGAGATCACCCTGGTGCTCCCCGAGGTGAACAATCTCCCCTACCTGCAGTGGGCCAGCAACTCGTACCTGTGGGAGCTGCTGCAACAGGGGGTGCGCATCTACGCCCAGCCAGCCCCCTTCGTGCACAGCAAGTTCATGGTGATCGATCGCAGCTGGAGCCTGATCGGCAGCGCCAACCTCGATCCCAGGAGCCTCAGGCTCAACTTCGAATTCAACCTCGAGGTTTACGACCTGAACTTCGCCGCCCAGCTCGAGGGTCACTGCCAGGCCATCCTACCGCTCTCTCGTGAGATCACCCTTGCGGAGATGGACGCTCGATCGCTTCCCGTCAAGCTGCGGGACGCCGCTGCCAAGCTTTTCT